Proteins encoded together in one Methanocalculus alkaliphilus window:
- a CDS encoding (Fe-S)-binding protein, whose amino-acid sequence MAWKPPGKDCGLCGAKTCMAFSALLAAGAKRRTDCPFYGEEKKQAPTGYSGVDLLGIEYDFVLHPFPGEPSTRKDIVPFRPDLVERWEIQRGDLVIGRPAGAGCPITHALRVTAADPVSGIISCHVTTPLEARNGEVKDIRAYHVHAFEGIAETVRREPAFGNRQRFLPGFCMMGLSHTGVVNMVIMEKDGLHVRVEGIGL is encoded by the coding sequence ATGGCATGGAAGCCACCCGGCAAGGACTGCGGCCTCTGCGGTGCGAAGACCTGCATGGCATTCTCTGCTCTCCTTGCCGCTGGTGCAAAGAGGCGGACCGACTGCCCGTTCTATGGGGAAGAGAAGAAACAGGCGCCAACCGGGTATTCAGGAGTTGATCTTCTTGGGATTGAGTACGACTTCGTCCTTCACCCGTTTCCGGGGGAGCCGTCGACCCGGAAGGATATCGTCCCCTTCCGCCCGGATCTCGTTGAACGCTGGGAGATACAGAGGGGGGATCTCGTCATCGGAAGGCCCGCGGGTGCAGGCTGCCCGATTACCCATGCCCTCAGGGTAACCGCTGCCGATCCGGTGAGCGGGATCATCTCCTGCCATGTCACAACCCCTCTTGAAGCACGGAACGGGGAGGTGAAGGATATCCGGGCATACCATGTCCATGCCTTCGAGGGGATCGCAGAGACGGTCAGGCGTGAGCCTGCATTCGGCAACAGGCAGCGGTTCCTCCCCGGCTTCTGCATGATGGGCCTCTCCCACACTGGTGTCGTGAATATGGTTATCATGGAGAAGGACGGACTGCATGTCAGAGTGGAGGGGATCGGACTGTGA
- a CDS encoding ATP-binding cassette domain-containing protein, whose amino-acid sequence MYTITILPGHDRNGAPEPFEALHLRPGDTIAIVGPTGSGKSAFINDIEVFAQGDTVTGRQILVDGAPPPERFVRDPSCKPVALITQTTKCLADLTVHEFLSMHLRARKIEEGDRIEETIRLANQFTGEPIRSGTRISSLSGGQTRSLLIADAVVISHAPIILLDEIENAGIFRDRVISCLKESGTTVIFVTHDPLVSLLSDRRIVMGNGSVRAVLEPDGAEASILRQVTEMDNYLSSLRERLRSGEILSEQVAAT is encoded by the coding sequence ATGTACACGATCACCATCCTCCCGGGCCATGATCGGAACGGTGCTCCCGAGCCGTTTGAGGCCCTCCATCTCCGGCCAGGCGACACCATCGCCATCGTCGGCCCGACAGGTTCCGGAAAGAGTGCCTTCATCAACGATATTGAGGTCTTTGCACAGGGCGATACCGTCACCGGACGACAGATCCTCGTCGATGGTGCCCCGCCACCGGAGCGGTTCGTCCGCGACCCCTCCTGCAAGCCGGTCGCCCTCATCACCCAGACGACCAAATGCCTCGCCGACCTGACGGTGCATGAGTTCCTCTCGATGCATCTCCGGGCCCGGAAGATCGAGGAGGGGGATCGGATCGAAGAGACGATCCGCCTTGCCAACCAGTTCACCGGCGAGCCGATCCGATCCGGGACACGCATCTCCTCCCTCTCCGGCGGCCAGACGAGATCCCTTCTCATCGCTGATGCCGTCGTCATCTCGCATGCCCCGATCATCCTCCTTGATGAGATTGAAAACGCCGGAATCTTCCGCGACCGCGTCATCTCATGCCTCAAAGAGTCGGGAACAACCGTCATCTTCGTCACCCATGACCCCCTTGTCTCACTCCTCTCGGATCGGCGGATCGTGATGGGGAACGGCTCGGTCCGTGCGGTCCTTGAGCCTGACGGCGCAGAGGCATCCATTCTCAGGCAGGTCACCGAGATGGACAACTATCTCTCCTCCCTCCGGGAACGGCTCCGATCCGGAGAAATACTCAGCGAACAGGTCGCCGCCACATGA
- a CDS encoding GTP-binding protein, translated as MKLIIVAGPPSAGKTAVIRQILRNLPERSAAYLKIDVIYATEDEEIAAEFGIPAKKLISGDLCPDHAGIMVTADALGWAREAGAEYLIIESAGLCLRCTPYTTQSLGIAVISAISGTHSPYKMAPMIALADIAVVTRVDLVSQAEKEVFREGIRDVAPDVEIIETNAIVGTGMRYLMQMIEGQEEITEESAITLRGNPPLGVCTVCIGKKEIGWNHHFGVIRRLDDADNLFRGE; from the coding sequence ATGAAGCTCATCATCGTTGCCGGTCCTCCCTCTGCCGGGAAGACCGCGGTGATCAGGCAGATCCTTCGGAATCTCCCGGAGCGGTCGGCAGCATATCTCAAGATCGATGTCATCTATGCAACAGAGGATGAAGAGATCGCAGCGGAGTTTGGAATACCGGCAAAGAAGCTCATCTCCGGCGATCTCTGCCCGGACCATGCCGGGATCATGGTCACCGCCGATGCCCTCGGATGGGCAAGGGAGGCGGGGGCAGAGTACCTGATCATCGAGTCGGCGGGCCTCTGCCTCCGCTGCACCCCCTACACAACGCAGTCACTTGGAATCGCGGTCATCTCCGCCATCTCGGGAACACATTCCCCATATAAGATGGCACCGATGATCGCCCTTGCGGATATCGCCGTCGTCACCAGGGTGGATCTCGTCTCCCAGGCCGAGAAGGAGGTCTTCAGGGAGGGAATCCGGGATGTCGCACCCGACGTTGAGATCATCGAGACGAATGCCATCGTCGGCACCGGGATGCGGTATCTGATGCAGATGATCGAGGGGCAGGAGGAGATAACGGAAGAGTCTGCAATCACCCTCCGGGGCAACCCGCCGCTTGGTGTCTGCACCGTCTGTATCGGGAAGAAAGAGATCGGCTGGAACCATCACTTTGGTGTGATCCGCCGGCTGGATGATGCAGATAACCTCTTCCGGGGTGAGTGA